One window of Pelmatolapia mariae isolate MD_Pm_ZW linkage group LG18, Pm_UMD_F_2, whole genome shotgun sequence genomic DNA carries:
- the czib gene encoding CXXC motif containing zinc binding protein, with protein MVKFGLQFKATLENVTNVRPLGDDFRWFLKLKCGNCGEIPDRWQYVTLVESVPLKGGRGSASMVQKCKLCSRENSIDILGDTITPYNAENSETFKTMVQFECRGLEPVDFQPQAGFAAEGAESGTPFPEINLLEKDWTDYDEKISESVGIYEVTHQFIKC; from the exons ATGGTG AAATTTGGACTGCAGTTTAAAGCCACCCTGGAGAACGTCACCAATGTTAGACCATTGGGGGACGACTTCCGCTGGTTCCTGAAG CTCAAGTGTGGAAACTGTGGAGAAATTCCAGATAGATGGCAGTATGTAACTCTGGTG GAGAGTGTGCCACTCAAGGGAGGACGAGGGAGCGCCAGCATGGTGCAGAAGTGTAAACTCTGTTCCAGGGAGAATTCCATCG ATATTCTGGGAGACACAATCACACCTTACAAT GCCGAGAACAGCGAAACCTTCAAGACGATGGTGCAGTTCGAGTGTCGAGGTCTGGAGCCCGTTGATTTCCAGCCACAA GCTGGCTTTGCTGCAGAAGGAGCCGAGTCTGGAACGCCGTTTCCTGAAATCAACCTGCTAGAAAAA gaCTGGACCGACTACGATGAGAAAATTAGTGAGTCTGTGGGGATATATGAGGTCACACACCAGTTCATCAAGTGCTGA